The Pseudomonadota bacterium genome contains the following window.
CGTCGCCGTCGGGCTGGAGGCTGGGGGCCTCTCGGTCGAACTCGTCCTGCACGTCGCCGAGCACTTCCTCGAAGAGGTTCTCCATGGTCACGAGGCCCGCGGTGCCTCCGTACTCGTCGCCCACGATGGCCATCTGGGCCCGCTCACGCCGGAGGGTCTGCAGCACCTCGTCGCACTTCATGGCGAACGGCACCATGGGGATGGGGCGCAGCAGGCGATCCATGCTGATGGCGCGGCCCTGCGCAAGAGCGAGGGCCACGTCCTTGCAGTGGAAGAGCCCCACCACGTTGTCGATGTTGCGGTGGTACACGGGGATGCGCGTGTATGGGCTGGTGGCCGCCAGGTTGAGGATCTCGTCGGGCGCGGCGGTGCGATCGATGGCGCGCATGCGGGTGCGGGGAATCATCACCTCGCGCACCTGCCGCTCGCCGAAGCGCAGCACCCGAACCAGGCGCTTGTGCTCCTCGTCCTCGAACTCGCCCTTCTCGTGGCCCTTGATGATGAGCAGCTCGATCTCTTCCGGCGAGTGCACGTGTCGCTCGCCATGGAGCTCGATGCGCATCATCTTGAGGAACACGCGGGCCGTGGCGTCGATGACGTTGAGCGGCAGGGAGAAGGCCTTCTGACAGGCCGTGAGCACCACCGACAGCCACGTGGCAACCCGCTCCGGATAGCGCATGGCCACCGACTTGGGAACCAGCTCGCCCAGCACGACCTGCAGCGTGGTGAGCACGATGAGCGTCGCCACGGTCGCCACGGTGGCGGCCGTGACCGCGGACAGCCCCGTCTGCTCGAGGTACGGCGAGACCTGCGCGGCGATGGAATCCTGGCCGCTGGCGCCCAGGAACAGGCTCGACGCGGTGATGCCGACCTGGCAGGCGCCCACGTAGCGGCGCAGGCTGATGGGGTC
Protein-coding sequences here:
- a CDS encoding HlyC/CorC family transporter gives rise to the protein MLTLVSIFILLLVNAVFVAAEFASVSVPVVRIEQLAEEGNTLARLLLPNIRDPISLRRYVGACQVGITASSLFLGASGQDSIAAQVSPYLEQTGLSAVTAATVATVATLIVLTTLQVVLGELVPKSVAMRYPERVATWLSVVLTACQKAFSLPLNVIDATARVFLKMMRIELHGERHVHSPEEIELLIIKGHEKGEFEDEEHKRLVRVLRFGERQVREVMIPRTRMRAIDRTAAPDEILNLAATSPYTRIPVYHRNIDNVVGLFHCKDVALALAQGRAISMDRLLRPIPMVPFAMKCDEVLQTLRRERAQMAIVGDEYGGTAGLVTMENLFEEVLGDVQDEFDREAPSLQPDGDGAWLARGDLSLADLEEELDHACDEEDVTTVGGLVMKLLGRAPQTGDHARGAGLVFDVVEARGRRVHLVRLRKDARGDA